A section of the Flavobacterium ardleyense genome encodes:
- a CDS encoding DUF4290 domain-containing protein, producing MTKTYQKENAGDVVQHLEYNAERSHLIIPDYGRHLQKLIDQATAIEDRDERNKTANYIIQVMGNLNPHLRDVLDFQHKLWDQLFIMSNFKIDVDSPYPIPSREVLQLRPDKLEYPQNFPKYRFYGNNIKYMIDVANKWEDSDMKTALIKVIANHMKKSYLSWNKDTVKDDVIFEHLYELSDGKINLIESSEELLNSSDLLRTNKRISNKTSTTSTTVKPKISKTNKPHNPTHKINPRKQ from the coding sequence ATGACTAAGACTTATCAAAAAGAGAATGCGGGTGATGTTGTACAACACTTGGAGTATAATGCGGAGAGATCTCACTTAATAATTCCTGATTATGGCCGACATCTTCAGAAGTTAATAGATCAAGCAACAGCTATTGAAGATCGTGACGAACGTAATAAAACGGCAAATTACATTATTCAAGTAATGGGAAATTTAAACCCTCACCTCAGAGATGTTTTAGATTTTCAGCATAAATTATGGGATCAATTATTTATAATGTCAAATTTTAAGATTGACGTTGATTCGCCGTACCCAATTCCATCTAGAGAAGTTTTGCAACTCAGACCAGATAAACTGGAATATCCTCAGAATTTTCCAAAATACCGTTTTTATGGCAATAATATCAAGTATATGATAGATGTTGCTAATAAATGGGAGGATAGCGACATGAAAACGGCACTTATCAAGGTCATTGCCAATCACATGAAAAAATCTTACTTGAGCTGGAATAAGGATACCGTGAAAGATGATGTAATCTTTGAACATCTCTATGAATTGTCTGATGGTAAAATTAATCTTATAGAAAGCAGCGAAGAGCTTTTAAATTCATCCGATTTACTGCGGACTAATAAAAGAATAAGCAATAAAACCTCTACAACTTCAACTACGGTTAAACCAAAAATATCTAAGACAAACAAACCGCATAATCCAACGCATAAAATCAATCCTCGCAAGCAGTAA
- a CDS encoding DUF493 family protein, with translation MDQKLNEFFERLKGELEKSSTWPSEYLFKFIVPTSDEKTLAVQDIFNDMGAVINTKKSKNENYTSVSVNVQMESADAVIEKYKLAAAIEGIISL, from the coding sequence ATGGATCAGAAATTAAACGAATTTTTCGAGAGACTAAAAGGCGAACTCGAAAAGAGCAGCACTTGGCCATCAGAATACTTATTTAAATTTATTGTTCCTACCTCTGATGAAAAGACGTTAGCAGTACAAGATATCTTTAATGATATGGGCGCTGTTATCAACACAAAAAAATCAAAAAACGAAAATTACACCAGTGTTTCTGTCAATGTTCAAATGGAAAGTGCTGATGCTGTAATTGAAAAATATAAGCTAGCTGCAGCTATAGAAGGCATTATATCGCTATAA
- a CDS encoding ATP-binding protein: MQKQLVVIIGGPGTGKTTIIEELKKRGHCCYGEISRDITLEAKKQGIDQLFLENPMLFSELLLNARKEQHLKASAEAEEFVFLDRGIPDVLAYMHYIGDPYPSFFDEACTQHPYGKIFILPPWEDIYESDEARYENFEQATLIHNHIKETYEKYGYELIEVPKADTNSRIMFILDLLSK, encoded by the coding sequence GTGCAAAAACAATTAGTTGTAATAATCGGGGGTCCAGGTACAGGTAAAACTACCATCATTGAGGAATTGAAAAAACGAGGACATTGTTGCTACGGGGAAATCTCGAGAGACATAACTCTTGAAGCAAAAAAACAGGGAATCGATCAGTTATTTTTAGAAAATCCTATGCTCTTTAGCGAACTTTTACTGAATGCTCGAAAGGAGCAACACTTAAAAGCATCCGCAGAAGCTGAAGAATTTGTATTTCTTGATAGAGGTATTCCAGATGTACTCGCTTATATGCATTATATTGGAGATCCTTACCCTTCTTTTTTTGATGAAGCTTGCACGCAGCATCCATATGGAAAAATATTTATTCTTCCGCCATGGGAGGATATATATGAAAGTGATGAGGCTCGATATGAAAATTTTGAGCAAGCAACACTTATTCACAATCACATCAAAGAAACTTACGAGAAATATGGCTACGAATTGATCGAAGTTCCAAAAGCGGATACTAATTCGAGAATAATGTTTATCTTAGACCTACTCTCTAAGTAA
- a CDS encoding RecQ family ATP-dependent DNA helicase, with translation MKEPLEILKKYWGHNEFRPYQKEIITSILSGQDTLALLPTGGGKSICFQIPALLQDGICIVISPLIALMKDQVDNLTKRGIKALSITAGISPNDLSDLFDNCQFGNYKFLYLSPERLQSEWVIERIKALKISLIAIDEAHCVSQWGHDFRPAFLKISVLKEVFPDKTFVALTASANARVEEDIKNQLKLENPTVFRQSFSRPNISYNVLEVEDKIYNISKILKKYPDPTIIYVRNRKMCIDVSSQLKFLGFTATYFHGGLKNREKENNMQSWMTEESQVIVATNAFGMGIDKANVRTVIHMQYAENIESYYQEAGRAGRNGERAFAVVLSSPSDKLNAEGQFLSVLPDRTFVLTVYNKLCNFFQIAYGECPLNEFTFNLNKFCLRYELPVLKTYNALQFLDREGVLSLTKDYSQKVSLQFLIESREVLRYISLHPRDEAVILTLLRTYPGIYEYAVKVNTDLVAKKTPTTTAEVERVLAALNLNEIADYTAHDTDSALIFLENRDDDHMINRIAKHLKSQNALKINQMEAFVHYVKDKTTCKSRIILQYFDEKTSENCGICSYCRDQNSKHKIDLKDISFRMLSLLQMQDFDSRELERLLKIPESDIISAIHELLEREKIVLTSINKYTLKK, from the coding sequence ATGAAGGAGCCCTTAGAAATTTTAAAAAAATATTGGGGTCATAATGAATTCAGACCTTATCAAAAAGAAATCATCACTAGTATTCTTAGTGGTCAGGATACCTTGGCACTTTTACCTACAGGCGGCGGAAAATCTATTTGCTTCCAGATACCTGCACTTTTACAAGATGGTATATGCATAGTAATATCACCACTAATAGCTTTGATGAAAGATCAGGTGGACAACCTTACAAAAAGAGGTATCAAAGCACTATCCATTACCGCGGGAATTTCTCCAAATGATTTGAGTGACCTTTTTGATAATTGTCAATTTGGCAACTACAAATTCCTTTACTTATCTCCAGAAAGGTTACAATCTGAATGGGTCATCGAAAGAATTAAAGCACTTAAAATTTCACTGATAGCAATTGACGAAGCCCACTGCGTATCGCAATGGGGACACGATTTCAGGCCTGCATTTCTAAAAATTTCGGTCTTAAAGGAAGTTTTCCCTGACAAAACATTTGTGGCTTTGACTGCTTCTGCAAATGCACGAGTTGAGGAGGATATTAAAAATCAATTAAAATTAGAAAACCCCACCGTTTTCCGTCAATCCTTTTCACGACCAAATATCAGCTACAATGTTTTGGAAGTGGAAGATAAAATTTATAACATTTCAAAAATACTCAAGAAATATCCCGATCCAACGATAATATATGTCCGAAATAGGAAGATGTGCATAGATGTTTCTTCACAACTAAAGTTTCTTGGCTTTACTGCAACATATTTTCACGGAGGATTAAAAAATCGCGAAAAGGAAAATAACATGCAATCGTGGATGACCGAAGAGTCACAAGTTATTGTCGCTACAAATGCTTTTGGGATGGGAATTGACAAAGCAAATGTTCGAACTGTCATTCATATGCAATATGCCGAAAATATCGAAAGTTATTATCAAGAAGCTGGTAGGGCTGGCCGGAATGGAGAGCGTGCCTTTGCGGTAGTTTTGTCCAGTCCCTCCGATAAACTAAATGCCGAAGGACAATTTTTAAGCGTGCTTCCGGATCGAACCTTTGTTTTGACCGTTTACAATAAACTTTGTAACTTTTTTCAGATTGCCTACGGCGAATGCCCCTTAAACGAATTTACCTTCAATCTCAATAAATTTTGTTTAAGGTACGAGCTGCCAGTCCTTAAGACGTATAATGCTCTTCAGTTTTTAGACCGTGAAGGAGTTTTATCGCTTACTAAAGATTATTCGCAAAAAGTTTCTCTACAATTTCTGATAGAAAGTCGAGAAGTGTTGCGTTATATCAGTTTACACCCCCGAGATGAAGCAGTAATTCTTACATTATTACGTACCTACCCTGGAATTTACGAGTATGCAGTTAAAGTTAACACAGATCTTGTTGCCAAGAAAACTCCCACTACAACTGCGGAAGTAGAAAGAGTGCTCGCAGCTTTAAATTTAAATGAAATTGCTGATTACACCGCCCACGACACCGATTCTGCACTGATATTTTTAGAAAATCGTGATGATGACCATATGATTAATAGAATTGCAAAACATTTGAAAAGTCAGAATGCGTTAAAAATCAATCAAATGGAAGCGTTTGTACATTATGTAAAAGACAAAACGACCTGCAAAAGCAGGATTATTCTACAGTATTTTGATGAAAAAACATCCGAAAACTGTGGCATTTGTTCCTACTGTCGTGATCAAAATTCAAAGCATAAAATTGATTTAAAAGACATAAGTTTCCGAATGCTAAGTCTCTTGCAGATGCAGGATTTTGATTCACGAGAACTTGAAAGATTATTAAAGATACCGGAGTCAGATATTATTTCGGCTATCCACGAATTACTCGAACGAGAAAAAATTGTACTCACAAGCATTAACAAATACACCTTAAAAAAATAG
- the fmt gene encoding methionyl-tRNA formyltransferase, whose amino-acid sequence MKALRIIFMGTPEFAVGILDSILQHNYNVVAVITAPDRPAGRGQKIKFSAVKEFAIQRELPVLQPTNLKDPSFIEQLTSYNANLQIVVAFRMLPEIVWKMPKIGTFNLHASLLPQYRGAAPINWALINGDKKTGVTTFFIDNKIDTGAIILSKSLDIGDNENAGSLHDRLMLLGSAAVVETLDLLGRENINLTIQPQEGDLKTAYKLNKDNTRIDWNQNAVTVHNLIRGLSPYPAAWTKFAEETKEYDVKIYESRISDVILDGKPGDIKTDKKSMLIKTRDAWIEISSIQFPGKKRMEIESFLNGQKLQISTRAY is encoded by the coding sequence ATGAAAGCATTACGAATAATATTTATGGGTACTCCCGAATTTGCAGTGGGCATATTGGACAGTATATTACAGCACAACTATAATGTAGTTGCAGTAATTACAGCGCCAGATCGTCCAGCAGGTCGCGGACAGAAAATTAAATTCTCTGCGGTCAAAGAATTCGCAATACAACGGGAGCTTCCTGTCTTGCAACCAACAAACTTAAAAGACCCATCATTTATTGAGCAACTTACATCCTATAATGCAAATCTTCAGATTGTAGTAGCTTTTAGAATGTTGCCTGAAATAGTTTGGAAAATGCCCAAAATAGGCACTTTTAATCTTCACGCATCTCTTCTTCCTCAATATAGAGGTGCAGCACCTATCAATTGGGCGTTGATTAATGGCGATAAAAAAACGGGAGTTACTACATTTTTTATTGACAATAAAATTGACACTGGCGCAATTATATTGAGCAAAAGTTTGGACATTGGCGATAACGAAAATGCCGGATCTCTACATGACCGCCTAATGCTCTTGGGAAGTGCAGCTGTTGTCGAAACTCTAGATTTACTTGGTCGAGAAAATATTAATTTAACAATTCAACCGCAAGAGGGTGATTTGAAAACTGCTTACAAACTAAATAAAGATAACACAAGAATTGACTGGAATCAGAATGCAGTAACAGTGCACAATTTGATACGAGGTCTCTCTCCCTACCCAGCTGCTTGGACAAAATTTGCCGAAGAAACCAAAGAATATGATGTCAAAATTTACGAAAGTCGAATTTCCGATGTTATTTTGGATGGGAAACCGGGTGATATTAAAACCGATAAAAAATCAATGCTGATTAAAACTCGCGACGCCTGGATTGAAATTTCATCCATACAATTCCCAGGAAAGAAGAGAATGGAGATTGAATCATTTTTAAATGGCCAAAAACTACAAATTAGCACGAGAGCTTATTAA
- a CDS encoding HU family DNA-binding protein: MNKSELIDAMAADAGISKGAAKLALESFLSNVTSTLKDGGRVSLVGFGSWSVSARAARDGRNPQTGKAIKIAAKNVVKFKGGAELDNSVNSK, translated from the coding sequence ATGAATAAATCAGAATTAATCGATGCTATGGCTGCGGATGCCGGAATAAGCAAAGGTGCAGCTAAGTTAGCTTTAGAATCTTTTTTGAGCAATGTTACTAGCACTTTGAAAGATGGCGGAAGAGTATCTCTTGTAGGATTTGGATCTTGGTCTGTTTCTGCTAGAGCGGCTAGAGATGGTAGAAATCCACAAACTGGTAAAGCAATCAAAATTGCTGCAAAAAATGTTGTGAAATTTAAAGGTGGTGCTGAATTAGATAATTCTGTTAACTCAAAGTAA
- a CDS encoding YqgE/AlgH family protein yields MTSEILKKGQLLIAEPSLLGDTSFNRSVILLADHNDEGSVGFIINKPLRYSIRDLVPEIHASFKIYNGGPVEQDNLYFIHNVPDLIPESIEISNGIFWGGDFELTAQLINTGVIKKSNIRFFLGYTGWDAQQIEDEIQTNSWIISENSSKNKIIGKSSNNFWKEKILELGGDYLIWSNAPENPVLN; encoded by the coding sequence ATGACATCAGAAATACTTAAAAAAGGACAATTGTTAATTGCGGAACCTTCACTATTAGGAGATACCTCTTTTAACAGATCTGTTATTTTACTTGCAGATCATAATGATGAAGGCTCGGTTGGGTTTATAATTAATAAACCGCTACGTTATTCTATTAGAGATTTGGTGCCCGAAATCCACGCAAGTTTCAAAATCTATAATGGAGGTCCTGTCGAGCAAGACAACTTATATTTTATTCACAATGTTCCTGATCTAATTCCCGAAAGCATTGAAATTTCAAATGGAATTTTTTGGGGCGGCGATTTTGAACTTACTGCCCAACTGATTAATACTGGAGTAATAAAGAAAAGCAACATTCGATTTTTTCTAGGCTACACAGGTTGGGATGCACAGCAAATTGAAGATGAAATTCAAACTAACTCATGGATTATTTCCGAAAATTCTTCAAAAAATAAAATAATTGGAAAATCATCCAATAACTTTTGGAAAGAAAAAATTCTAGAGCTAGGCGGTGATTATCTAATTTGGTCCAACGCTCCAGAAAACCCGGTACTAAACTAA
- a CDS encoding aminotransferase class IV: protein MINFNGTIQSNTTQLTTDNRAFLYGDAVFETIKIADSKVLLLEEHYFRLMSSMRILRMQIPSNFTMEYFDEQLLLTAEANNCSESARVRITMFRNDGGLYLPQSREVSYSITAKSLASAKYILDENPYEVELYKDFFVTAQLLSTLKTTNKIINTVASIYAQENDFQNCLLINEKKNVVEAINGNLFMIKDNMLITPSLDEGCINGMIRKQLLKLTKKENYGLEVLEGTISPFDLQKADELFVTNVITGIQPITKYRKKVYKNFIATKLLQDLNESLNLV, encoded by the coding sequence ATGATCAATTTTAACGGTACTATTCAATCTAATACAACTCAATTAACTACAGATAACAGAGCGTTCCTCTATGGAGACGCTGTTTTTGAAACAATAAAGATTGCTGATTCAAAAGTCTTGCTGCTTGAGGAGCACTATTTTCGGTTGATGTCATCTATGCGCATCCTTCGAATGCAGATTCCTTCAAACTTTACGATGGAGTACTTTGATGAGCAACTGTTGCTTACTGCCGAAGCCAACAATTGTAGCGAAAGCGCGCGAGTGCGCATTACAATGTTTAGAAATGATGGTGGCTTATATCTTCCGCAATCGCGGGAGGTCTCTTATAGTATTACTGCTAAGTCTTTGGCTTCCGCCAAATATATATTGGACGAGAATCCATACGAAGTAGAATTGTACAAAGATTTCTTTGTTACGGCACAACTTCTATCAACTCTCAAAACTACCAATAAGATTATCAATACGGTAGCTAGTATCTATGCACAGGAAAATGATTTCCAAAACTGCCTTCTCATTAATGAGAAAAAAAACGTGGTAGAAGCAATCAATGGAAATCTTTTTATGATTAAAGATAATATGCTTATTACCCCAAGTTTAGATGAAGGTTGCATTAACGGAATGATTAGAAAGCAACTCTTGAAGCTTACTAAGAAGGAAAATTACGGATTAGAAGTGTTGGAGGGTACAATTTCGCCATTCGATCTGCAAAAGGCTGACGAGTTGTTTGTTACCAACGTAATTACGGGAATACAACCTATTACTAAATATCGTAAGAAAGTATATAAAAATTTTATTGCAACGAAGCTTCTTCAGGATTTAAATGAAAGTCTGAATTTAGTTTAG
- a CDS encoding START-like domain-containing protein: MEGKQRYEIEFSVNSSPALLYQYISTPSGLSEWFADNVNSRGEFFTFIWNDSEEKARLSSKKTGEKVRFKWVDDNNQDTEFYFELRILEDEITKDVSLMVIDYALEEEIEESKLLWENQIADLKHVIGSV; the protein is encoded by the coding sequence ATGGAAGGCAAACAACGTTATGAAATAGAATTCTCGGTGAACTCATCGCCGGCATTACTATACCAATATATCTCTACACCGTCAGGACTAAGCGAATGGTTTGCAGACAATGTAAATTCAAGAGGTGAGTTCTTTACTTTTATCTGGAACGACTCTGAAGAGAAAGCACGTTTGTCATCAAAAAAAACCGGGGAAAAAGTTCGCTTTAAATGGGTTGATGATAATAATCAAGACACTGAGTTTTACTTTGAATTGCGCATTCTAGAAGATGAAATTACAAAAGACGTCTCGCTAATGGTAATTGATTACGCCCTTGAAGAAGAAATTGAAGAATCTAAACTTCTTTGGGAAAACCAAATTGCTGACTTAAAACATGTCATTGGATCTGTCTAA